The sequence GTTTCAAGTATAATACTTTCATTCGAGGGCAAAGGAGCATTTAGCTTCTCATATGGTTCGCTATTTGTAATACTTGCAACGCTTTCGTGGGGACTTGAAAACAATTGCACAAGGAAAATTTCAAATAAATCAAGTTATGAGATAGTTACGATCAAAGGGATATTCTCAGGATTGTCATCATTAATCATCTCATTCGTCATCGGGGAGAAGCTTCCTGAATTTAGATACATTCTCTGCACACTTTTACTAGGTTATGTGGCTTATGGCTTAAGCATCTTCCTATACGTAAGAAGCCAAAGAGACTTAGGAGCAGCAAAGACAAGTGCATACTATGCCATCGCTCCATTCATTGCAAGTTTTTTGAGCTTTCTAGTTAATTCAGAGGCCTTGAGCGCTTCGTACTTCATAGGCCTAGTATTTATGGTCTTAGGAACCATCTTTGTAGTTATGGATACAATCATAATGAAGCATACACATCTGCATACACACACAATAGTTCATACACACGGCGGCTATACACATACACATATCTTTACTCATGAGCATACACACAAGCACTTGCTTAACGAGGAAGGCAAGAGCCACAACGACTTTTTAAACAGCGAAGAACATAAAAGACTGCATAAGAATAATTTATAGATGAATGAAATTAATAAAAACTATGGGGGGAGCATTTACAATAAGATGTGCATAAGATGCTCCCCCCCTCCATTTTAAATATTAAAAAAATTTCATATATATGAAGAGAAACGATTGATTATTGTTTAAATATATGATAAAATTACTTTATCAGAATAAAAAATTTTGTATATAAGTTTAGGAGGATTGTAATGAAAAAGAGACTACTTTCACTACTACTAGTCATGATGATGCTTATTACAGCTATGCCACTTGCAGCAGCGCAAAGCACGAACAATTACAAAGTTGACTGGTTAGTACAAAACAATATCGTTCAAGGAAGGGGAGATGGTGAGCTTTCACTAGGCAAAAACATCACTAGAGCAGAGTTCACTAAGATGGTTTTAGCCGTAACAGGTGAGCTTAATCAAGCTAATCTATATGCAGCTGCGTCTGCATTTAAGGATGTAAACAATCATTGGGCGAAAAACATAATTAGCTACGCAACACAAAGGGGATACCTTGCAGGTTACCAAGATGGATCATTCCGTCCGAATGCACATATAAAACTAGATGAGTGTATAGCGATACTAGCAAGACTAAACCCAGACTTTGCAGAGCCAAAGGTAAAGACAGGTTACTGGGCACAAGCCTACATTGACTATGCTAAGACAAGCGGAATTTTAAATGGCATTGCAAACACAAATAACCTTAAGACCTTTGCCACAAGAGAGACAGCCTTCAACATGGTATATAACGAAGTTCAAGTCTACACTTTTGTTAATAAGAAGATAGCTGAAGAAGCTCGCAGACTTCTTGAAGAAGATGCAGCAAAGAAGGAAGAAGAAGCTAGAGAAGAAGAAGCTAGACAAGCAGAAGCTAGGAAAGCAAGAGAAAGAAAAGAACGCAGAGAAAGACAAGAGCGTAGAGAAAGAGAAGAACGCTTAGATAGATACTATAGAATAGAGTACAACGTTTACTTTAACTTAGGAAGCGGATATGAATTTAAAGATAGAGTGATAGCAAATACTTTCTATAAATTACCTCTAGCACCATCAATTGCGCCAAGTGGTAAAAAATTCAAAGCTTGGAATGTCAATGGCGCTGAGTACATGGCAGAGGCGTATGTTTATGTAGACATAGACCTATATATAAGCCCAGTGTGGGAAAATATACCTACGCCACCAACACCAGAGCCACCTACGCCACCAACACCAACAAAGTATAAAGTAACAGCAACAAAGGCAACAGCAGACCCTACAGAAGCAGAAGTAGGAGCAGAAGTAAAAATCAAAGCAGACGAGGCAGAAGAGGGACAAGAATTTGCAGGCTGGGAAGTAACAGGTATAACACTTGAAGAAAGTCAAAAAACAAGCAAAGAAATAACAATAACAATGCCAGCAAATGCTGTTACAATCAAAGCGACATTTAAAGATAAAACAGTAGTACCACCTACACCAACAAAGTATAAAGTAACAGCAACAAAGGCAACAGCAGACCCTACAGAAGCAGAAGCAGGAGCAGAAGTAAAAATCAAAGCAGACGAGGCAGAAGAGGGACAAGAATTTGCAGGCTGGGAAGTAACAGGCATAACACTTGAAGAAAGTCAAAAAACAAGCAAAGAAATAACAATAACAATGCCAGCAAATGCTGTTACAATCAAAGCGACATTTAAAGATAAAACAGTAGTACCACCTACACCAACAAAGTATAAAGTAACAGCAACAAAGGCAACAGCAGACCCTACAGAAGCAGAAGCAGGAGCAGAAGTAAAAATCAAAGCAGACGAGGCAGAAGAGGGACAAGAATTTGCAGGCTGGGAAGTAACAGGTATAACACTTGAAGAAAGTCAAAAAACAAGCAAAGAAATAACAATAACAATGCCAGCAAATGCTGTTACAATCAAAGCGACATTTAAAGATAAAACAGTAGTACCACCTACACCAACAAAGTATAAAGTAACAGCAACAAAGGCAACAGCAGACCCTACAGAAGCAGAAGCAGGAGCAGAAGTAAAAATCAAAGCAGACGAGGCAGAAGAGGGACAAGAATTTGCAGGCTGGGAAGTAACAGGTATAACACTTGAAGAAAGTCAAAAAACAAGCAAAGAAATAACAATAACAATGCCAGCAAATGCTGTTACAATCAAAGCGACATTTAAAGATAAAACAGTAGTACCACCTACACCAACAAAGTATAAAGTAACAGCAACAAAGGCAACAGCAGACCCTACAGAAGCAGAAGCAGGAGCAGAAGTAAAAATCAAAGCAGACGAGGCAGAAGAGGGACAAGAATTTGCAGGCTGGGAAGTAACAGGCATAACACTTGAAGAAAGTCAAAAAACAAGCAAAGAAATAACAATAACAATGCCAGCAAATGCTGTTACAATCAGAGCGACATTTAAAGATAAAGAAGTAGAAAAAGTTTTTGGTATTGAAAAAATAAGTTCAAACGTTGGGACATTTACTGTAAGTTTAGATGATCAAGATATTGAAAAAGCAAAGGCTGGAGAGACTATAAAAGTTAAGGCCGATGTTCCTGGTGGATATAAACTTATAAAAATTAGTGTAGCTGTTAAAGAGATTGGCAAAAGAATAGAATTACTTTCCAAAAATGAAGAGGGCAGTATTATAACTTTCAAAATGCCAGATTGTGATATACAGATCCAAGTTTTGTATTGTCCTTTGGAATCAAAAATCAAAAATCAAGTATTTAATCAGCTAAAGGAAGCAACAAGAGAACTAAAAAACAACTTTACGCTTGATATTGATTTAACAGAAATTGATGTTAAGGACTTTGAAGGTGAAGTTATGGCGGGGTTTAATGATTTTAATGCAGTAAAGGAAGGAACATACCTTGATGCTATTTTATCTGGATTTAGCTATGGAAGTAAAAATCCTGAAGATCAAATTAAAAATCATCATTATATAGATGTAAACCTTTCATATACTCACACAAAAGAGCAAGAAGCAAAAGTTGATAATTATGTATCTAAAGTTATTAGTGAAAGAAGAATTAGTGAAGCTGAAACAGATTACGAAAAGGTAAAGGCTGTTCATGATTATATTATTACAAATGCAGCATACTTCAAGCTAACAAGCTCGACTGACAAGATAACTATTGGGTTAGTACAAGAAGGAAACGAAAAGTTTAATACAGTTAATGGCGTTTCAGTTCATTCACCATACGCTTTATGCGATGATGATAACGAAAAGAATGTTGGTGTTTGCCAAGCATATGCAGGTCTATTCCAAAAGTTTATGGATAAGCTTAATATAAAGTGCCACTACGCAACAGGATATGCAGGCGAAAAACATGCATGGAATATAGTTGAAATTGGAAAAAAATATTACAACATTGATCTTACATTTGATGATCCAGCAAACGCTTCAGGAGAACAACAAGGACCAAAATCAGGTCTTGAAAATTATGAATACTTTTTGAGAGGAGATAGATT comes from Fenollaria sporofastidiosus and encodes:
- a CDS encoding DMT family transporter, coding for MKKNNKLSAIICAILAAVFYALNTPLSKVLLKNISPTFMAAFLYLGAGIGVGFMYLFQYKKEDSSMRLSREDLPYTILMVVLDVIAPILLMIGISIGSSANASLLGNFEIVATSIIALVFFKEAVSKNLWIAIAFITVSSIILSFEGKGAFSFSYGSLFVILATLSWGLENNCTRKISNKSSYEIVTIKGIFSGLSSLIISFVIGEKLPEFRYILCTLLLGYVAYGLSIFLYVRSQRDLGAAKTSAYYAIAPFIASFLSFLVNSEALSASYFIGLVFMVLGTIFVVMDTIIMKHTHLHTHTIVHTHGGYTHTHIFTHEHTHKHLLNEEGKSHNDFLNSEEHKRLHKNNL
- a CDS encoding InlB B-repeat-containing protein is translated as MKKRLLSLLLVMMMLITAMPLAAAQSTNNYKVDWLVQNNIVQGRGDGELSLGKNITRAEFTKMVLAVTGELNQANLYAAASAFKDVNNHWAKNIISYATQRGYLAGYQDGSFRPNAHIKLDECIAILARLNPDFAEPKVKTGYWAQAYIDYAKTSGILNGIANTNNLKTFATRETAFNMVYNEVQVYTFVNKKIAEEARRLLEEDAAKKEEEAREEEARQAEARKARERKERRERQERREREERLDRYYRIEYNVYFNLGSGYEFKDRVIANTFYKLPLAPSIAPSGKKFKAWNVNGAEYMAEAYVYVDIDLYISPVWENIPTPPTPEPPTPPTPTKYKVTATKATADPTEAEVGAEVKIKADEAEEGQEFAGWEVTGITLEESQKTSKEITITMPANAVTIKATFKDKTVVPPTPTKYKVTATKATADPTEAEAGAEVKIKADEAEEGQEFAGWEVTGITLEESQKTSKEITITMPANAVTIKATFKDKTVVPPTPTKYKVTATKATADPTEAEAGAEVKIKADEAEEGQEFAGWEVTGITLEESQKTSKEITITMPANAVTIKATFKDKTVVPPTPTKYKVTATKATADPTEAEAGAEVKIKADEAEEGQEFAGWEVTGITLEESQKTSKEITITMPANAVTIKATFKDKTVVPPTPTKYKVTATKATADPTEAEAGAEVKIKADEAEEGQEFAGWEVTGITLEESQKTSKEITITMPANAVTIRATFKDKEVEKVFGIEKISSNVGTFTVSLDDQDIEKAKAGETIKVKADVPGGYKLIKISVAVKEIGKRIELLSKNEEGSIITFKMPDCDIQIQVLYCPLESKIKNQVFNQLKEATRELKNNFTLDIDLTEIDVKDFEGEVMAGFNDFNAVKEGTYLDAILSGFSYGSKNPEDQIKNHHYIDVNLSYTHTKEQEAKVDNYVSKVISERRISEAETDYEKVKAVHDYIITNAAYFKLTSSTDKITIGLVQEGNEKFNTVNGVSVHSPYALCDDDNEKNVGVCQAYAGLFQKFMDKLNIKCHYATGYAGEKHAWNIVEIGKKYYNIDLTFDDPANASGEQQGPKSGLENYEYFLRGDRFFNNPGKDDIPHTRNNLKDITVQNEDYEGRAKGYLDKTQNANQISIDPAA